In a genomic window of Glycine max cultivar Williams 82 chromosome 13, Glycine_max_v4.0, whole genome shotgun sequence:
- the LOC100809726 gene encoding serine/threonine-protein kinase-like protein ACR4 gives MNHGTYIAYDVVMVTLSISFFVLAVVLYLVCKKKPVESEETLAVKHCARAYSLMDIHAATDGFNHSRILGKGRVGTVYAGVQENGELVAVKRIHSVLVLSNAGFGFSSVLKWLSSAQHPNIVSILGFSEAPGERIIVMEFGRMVSLDFYLHQNVNGASLLDWNKRIRIASGAARGIQYLHEVATPNIVHGCVKSSNVLIDVNFCPRICDYGLNFLAPREKRGLVGYVDDEYWNEEGGGAGKESDVYGLGVIMLELLSGRGCEEGLIAKWALPLIKETSFGELLDARLVIPSDMKPLVRLAKVASACVGNSRKCRPSIAQVTTILNNIEMEVCI, from the coding sequence ATGAACCATGGCACGTACATTGCTTATGATGTGGTCATGGTTACTCTATCTATATCCTTCTTTGTTCTTGCTGTTGTTCTCTATCTTGTGTGCAAGAAGAAACCGGTTGAATCCGAAGAAACACTTGCTGTGAAGCATTGTGCTCGTGCATACTCATTGATGGACATTCATGCTGCCACTGATGGCTTCAACCATAGCAGAATTCTGGGAAAGGGTCGCGTAGGAACCGTGTATGCCGGCGTACAAGAGAATGGAGAACTTGTGGCTGTGAAAAGGATTCATTCCGTTCTTGTGTTGAGCAATGCAGGATTTGGATTCTCATCAGTGTTGAAATGGCTCTCTTCAGCTCAACACCCCAACATTGTTTCTATCCTAGGATTCTCCGAAGCACCGGGCGAGAGGATCATAGTGATGGAGTTTGGGAGAATGGTGAGTTTGGATTTCTATTTGCATCAAAATGTTAATGGTGCATCACTCTTGGATTGGAACAAGAGGATCAGAATTGCGTCTGGAGCAGCTAGAGGGATTCAGTACCTTCATGAAGTGGCGACACCAAACATTGTACATGGGTGTGTCAAGTCCTCAAATGTTTTAATTGATGTCAATTTTTGTCCTAGGATTTGTGATTATGGTCTCAATTTTTTGGCACCCCGAGAAAAGAGAGGGCTAGTAGGGTATGTGGATGATGAGTATTGGAATGAAGAAGGGGGTGGTGCTGGCAAGGAAAGTGATGTTTATGGGTTAGGGGTGATCATGCTTGAGCTATTAAGTGGTAGAGGGTGTGAGGAAGGATTGATAGCTAAATGGGCATTGCCTTTGATCAAGGAAACGAGTTTTGGTGAACTTTTGGATGCTAGGTTGGTGATTCCTTCTGACATGAAGCCTCTAGTTAGATTAGCCAAAGTTGCTTCAGCTTGTGTTGGTAATTCAAGGAAGTGTAGGCCTTCCATTGCTCAAGTGACAACTATTTTGAACAATATAGAGATGGAAGTGTGCATATGA